The genomic stretch cgagctcgaactcacagaccgcgagatcatgacctgagccaaagtcagacgctcaactgactgagccacccaggcgccccaagaaccacTGTCTTTAAAACAGTTTTCACACTGCAGTCTTTCTTGAACACCTTCATGGTCTATTATCATATCTGAGTACCATCTGGGCACGAAAATATATGACAATATGAACAGTTGTATCTTTTGCTATAAATATGAGATAGCcgaaaaacaaaaccccccaaaatggAAAGCAATATAATTAAATTCTAGCTAGATACCAGTGCCTGCCAAAATTCTGAGCCTGAGGTCAGCATTTTCTTTATGGACAGAGATTAACAAATATGAGAACATATTTTGGTCGTGGTGGCCCCAAACTGAGAGTTTCTCCTCAACACAACCACAGTGATGTTTggagaaatgaaaagggagagaTTCCCCATTGAGGggtttaatatatataatgttgtgTCTGGAGTCTCTTAAACTCCTCTTCCTCACCACCGCTAGGTCACACTTTGGGGGATGTTCTTTAAGGTCTTCGAGGTTATTTCTTAAGGAAGTCATTTTTGCGAGTGGGGTTGTGAGGTCAGAGACCAACTTATCAGGACCTACTTTTCCAATATTGAGGAGAAACATGGTCCCAATACGAGCATCATTGGTAAtggtgaaagagaagaaaaggtgaGAATCATAAAAGTGCATCGTGAGGTTGAACCTGGCAGGGGGTCAACACTGAGGACCAGCTGTAAGTGAGcctggaggaaaggaggggcaggTGAGGTGTACCTGTTGTTCCTACGTGTGTGACAGCGTTTTCCCCTAGCTCCTGTCAGCAGTGCTCCCTCGTGCTGGCCCATGGCCCAGCTGAAGGAGCCTCCTCACCCTACCTCCAGAAGTACTAGGGTCCAAGGGTATTTCCATGATTTATCCTAAGGTAGGAAGAGTTGCCTCATTCCCTGTTCTGATTTTGGAGTATTCTATGCTAAGGAGAAGACTCATAATTAGGCattcagaaatggaaataatggcCTCTACCAAGAAGAATGTTTTATAAACCCTCAAAtttaataaacaagaaagaattaACTGTTCTGCGAAAAAGTGGAAGTCTGAAACTCACTGGAAATGTTGCTTTTAAGAGGAAGTAAATAAAGCAAATGGGAACTAGAATTCCCAAATGTGGTGATGATACTCACATCACCGTTAAAGattaatgaatattattttctgtaataaCAATAATTCCagatggggatgggagggagggcaACACAGTGCTTCTGATGGTAAATGTTCTCCATTGTGGTACTGTAAATGAAGCCACCTCGTTCTGTTGGGACTTTGATACAATAACCTCCAGCCAAATGCtccataagaaataaaatgccagTTGGAAAGGCATTTACCATGTCTGGGAAATGACAAAGGCCTTCACTTGTCAGCcatgaaattaaacaatatatcaGTCAGTAGACTATGGGCTTTCATGGAGAAATTTGATGCAAAGACACACAACCCAGTACTGCCAAAGTTTCATTCCTGCCTTTCAAGCCACTTCCCTGGGAGAAGGCCAAGTCCagtaaaggaaggagaaataacacTTCTGAATTCCCTGGAAGTTGTGAATGGAGGTGTCTGTTTTTAACTGGTATTGAGCTCTATTGTGGGGGCTGATGCTAAGCCATTTAGTAAAACCAAAGCAGATGCAGGTTTGCATGTAAAGTTGATTGGAAACTGTCTCCTCCAGTATCTATGTATCTAACCAGAAGAAATAAGCTCCCCTATTTCTATCATCAGTTTAGTGACCTATCAGCAAACAGATTGGCACATATGCAAACAGACAAATGATACCTAAATGGAGAAATTTTTTTCACAATCTTTTTTATTCAGTTTACTTTCATGGAAATGTTTCTGTTAATTCTTTCTAAAAacttcaatttgaaaaaaaaaaaagcttacacaACAAAAAATCTGAATAGGCCTACATCTATTAAAGGAATTGAATCAATATTAATCACCCTCCAAAACAAAAGCATCAAGCCCAgatggattcactggtgaattctacccaacatttaaggaagaaatgatatcAATTTTCTACAATTCCTTCCAGAGGATATAAGTGGAAAGAATGCTTCTTTAACTGATTCTATGAGACcaacattaccctaataccaaaagcagacaaaaattaTACTGCTTATGCAAAAGAATACTTCTGTATAGTATTTTGATATTAGTTAAGTTGTGGCATCATTTTGAGATCCATcagagtttaaagaaaaaaaaagaattgaatattttaagcatAGACAttatgagctttttaaaaaccaaaattttttATAGCTTTTCTAACCAGAAGTAAAGAAGCCACTGAAGCATCCTACAGGTGTTAATTTCTAATAACGCAAATGTCTATGGTTATAATCCACATaaacaaaaactgttttttttttaattttataatggtAAAGGTTTTTGAGATAAAAAGTTAGAAAGCCATGGAGTATCCCTGGCTATGATGGGTCCATTTCTTGTCATGGCTTCATAAGGAGGCATTTTGATAGAATTCTAAGCACCTATATCAATCCATGGCTGGGCCTAGAGTTTTGGTCCTTCTAGTCCTGAGGGATTTTCACCAAGTTAagtatttttctcttcagttttttgtctattttgcttattttttttgaaaaatgttttcctctattttttatctttcttattttttctttatttcttcatctaaaagtttctaattaatttttttgcattttcaccatttattttctttttcatgttttcttatttttcttaaatcttttatttttctttttcttatttttatttatttttgccattttctcgttttttttttcatttatttttctaacttttattttcaatttttctaatttttaaacttttcttttttgaagcttttctttcttgtagGAATGAGTACTGAGCAGAATGTACAATATTCTCTTCTATATGACAGTGGAGTATGAAAACCTCAAGAAGTTCTTCATCCTCAACCCAATCAAGGGGGGTACTTTAGAGGAAATCATGAAGGTTCTGTAGGTAAACATGGACCATGGAGAGGAACTAGTACCTTACATGGAGCCACTCCCTGACTCCAAGGATCCTGGGCAGACTGACTTGATGGTATCCCAGGGCTACACAATGGGAAGGGATCAAGGACTCATAGATGGGCCAGAAGTATGATGAAATGATGGTAATCTATGTGCTTCTGGACTATAAGAGATCTGAGCTGGAGGGTGACACCATCATCCTGAGCCCCATCCTTTGGCTTATCCCACCCACAGCTGCCCTTTAAACTCATACTGCAAGGTATGGCATCGTGACTCTGCTAACCCAAAGCAGAGGAATTTCAATGAGCCTGCCACTTCCACCTTTAATTCCTACTCTGAGAATAGTCAGAAGAGCAGGACAGAAAATCAGTGGCTTGAGGAGAACCAGGAGTTAGGATGGAACGCGAGCAGCTCAGGCAAAGCATCTGACAGTCCCCTACTTGGCCTAGAGAGGAGACCACCCAGCACAGCCCCCAGCATGGACCTTTGGCCTCCCCTGAACCCATACACCAGCAGCAGTGATGATGTCCTGGATGCAACCAAATTCCCCCAGGGTATATCCTCCAGGAAAGCCCCTCCATACCGGCAGCTTAGACAGTGGTCTGACAAACAGAATTTGCCTGACTGTGTGATCCCATCCTCTGCCTCTAGCAGCAGCCAGGGCCGGCAGGGGGTCACTGGGAAGGATGAAGGTTCACTTTCATCCACCCCTGTGTTTGAGGTCAGCCAGAAAGAACTGGCATGAAGCAGAAAGAGTGGAGAAGGAAACTTCAGGTGGCCAAAGCAGTGAGATAAACAAGGAAGCATGCTGGGAGGTCAGGCGTGCTCCCTGTACTTTACATGAAGCATGGAGATCATGAGCTCCTTGGAGCCCATCAAGTGTGGGAGATTGGCCAGGTGCTGAACACAAACAGCTGCACTGGGAACTGGACAAGATGTACATGATGCTGTGCGTGCACGGCCCGCTGAGAGAGGACTTCGTGCACTGGGGGATAGAGAGTATGACCTGCCCAGCCTTCGCCCCCAGGGCTCAGATAAGGGGCTGACACTTCCAAAGCCTACAAAAGCAGTCTCCAAGATAATGCTGTACCTACAGGATGCCAGGGGCCACCTAGAGGACAAGATGAAAGGCCTCTTTGCCCCACCTGGGTGAACTTCAGAGACGGATAGGACTGTTGCTTTTGGAGCatttctcctcttccctgctcttctCCATCTTGTCTTCCGTGttcgtgggggaggggaaatagaGCTGTAGAAATAAACGCGattataaaaatgctaatttattCTGTTTAAATACGATAGTTTAacaaaaccattttctttttattgctacaGATGTCATACAATACTCATCTACTGCTCTACAAGAGAAGGGCCCTGAAGGTTTCCAAATTCTCCTGTGAcccaactgaaaaacaaaaacaaaaacaaaaaaaaaaacctcaaaccaCTTTCCTTGAGGGAAATCAAAGCCTGGTGAGGTCACCTGAACATGAACATGAACATGGGACAAATGTCAGTGAATTGTCAAGGGAACTACATTTGGAACTATGACATTGGTTTTTCTTGCTGGGAAAACAGGCCTGAGGGTCACATCTATATGATAAATACTTCTGTGAAGCAACCTTTTCAGTAATTGTAAGCCTATAACAATGACACTCTTTGGTAGTTCTGTAGGTTGGCTGGGCTCATCTGGGTTGTTTTCTCTGCTCCTTGTGGTCTCTCCTGGGCTCACTCCTGTGGTTTCATCTAGCTAGTGGCTGGGCTAGGCTGGAAGGTCCTAGAAGGCCTCTCTCACCCATGTGAGACCTCAGTGCTTATTGAGGGTGGGGATGCCCCCTGTCACAACAGGATAAGCCAGAACTTTCCGATAGCACGGCAGCTGGGTTCTAAGaggaaacattccagggagaTCCAATGGGTAAATGCTTATCAAATCCTTGCTTGCCTCTAGTAAATGTCCCCTGGTCAAAGCAAATCACATGGCCAAGCAAATCACATGACAAGTGATCACACAGGGATGAGAGTACTAGGACATATGACTCACTGGGGGCCACCAATGTCACAGTCTGCCACATACCGCTGTGTAACAGAGCAATAGACTCATTTAGAGAACCCAACGAAAATGCTTCTAGTGGCGAGATTCATGGCTGAGTGTCTacacacagaagaagaaatttgAAGACTGAGGGTATATCCATTGCCACTGTCCATGAGATCCATCTGGGGGCATTCTGGGCCATCAAACACCGTGACTCCCAGGGAGGCAGGGTCTGATTTAGAAAGTTCCCATATACTGTCAATGTCTCATGCTTCATCAGTTTGGGAACACACAGAAGCCTACTGTGGTAGAGAGTGACAAATCTGCTGTTGAGGTCATACCAATATTCAGGACAACATCCAGTTTGGCCATTGCGTGAGTGTGGGTGCCAGGATAGCTGTCAGTGGTCTGACTGAACCCCTTGTTGACTAGGAAAATGGGGACTTCTCTGCAAGGGCTGAGGTTTTGTGGGTTGCGGTATCTTTCCTTATTCATCTTTCAGATCTCATCTTCACCTCCCAAGGAAGTCCCCTACactcagttatttttaatttacagctgtatcctcctccccttccctttatTCTAACATGCTCTCTGTTCTTATCAATTTAATGTCTGCATTCCTGCTGGCCTCTCTGCTCTGGGAATAGAGAAATCGTGTATCTTCCTCATCAACATGTTTCTAGTGCCATGcatgttgaaattttaaattgaaaacttctctcccttcttcccttccatcacctctcccttcccctgaaGCGCCATTTCCCTCTGAAACTGCTGACTCAGAAGCAGGCCAGAGacctccctcactctgtctctctggccaAAGCCCCAGGTGAGATCTCTGTTGTAAGGAGCAGTGGCCACGGGACGTGGCACTCAGAGGGGATGATGTGACCCTTGCTCTTTGACATACTCAGGTAACACAGGTGTCAGCCAGGTCCTCACTTCCTGTCCTTCTGACAGGCAAATGACACTGGCTCAAACTTCCATTCTTTGTGGAGCAGggcctctctccccaccagccAAGCTGCCAGTCTCAGTAGGGGTTCTTGAAAGTCAGACATGTCACTGGGTCACTCAGGCTGTGAGTTTTGCTTGCAATGAATCCTGGATCTTTCATCTGGCAGCTTGCCACTGGCCCCTTCTCACTATCCCATATCTCTCCAGAGAGACTCAGCTTCTCTACCTTATGTCCCTGATAGCACTCATTCGAGGCCATTACATTTCTTATTAAAGATTCTGGGTGTGggggcccctggttggctcagtcagtagagcgtatgactcttgacctcagggtcatgagttcaagccctatgttgggagtagagcctacttaaaaaaaaaaaaagattcagagtaTAAGTGTGGGGGTTACATCAGAGAATAGCACATTGGATAAAATAGACTGTCAGACATGattagtctttttttaagtttatttatttatttatttatttatttatttatttagagagacagcacatgcatgagcaggggaggggcagggaaagagggagagagagagaaggaatcccaggcaggctctgtagtgtgagatcacggcctgagctggatgcttaactgactgagccacccagatgccctgagacaTTATTAGTCTTAAAGCCTTCAGGTGTCCCCTCTCCTGGGGCCCTGTCTTTAACTGGGATTGTTCACTGGTCTTCTCTTCTGTTGGCTCCAGACTCAACTCCTTCCTGGGTCCCTTTGTTCCCCTTCACCTCCCTCCTCATCACCCTGGCTCACCTACTCCTTCTCCCAAAATAGTCccatcttcttcttcctcttattttccatcttctcctcctcttcctcctcctctttcttcttctagttcaagcagcatttctttttatcttttgaggatttttttcagttttatcaaGGTGTAATTGAAGTACATTAAACATCACAAAAAGTGTGTGAATCTCTGTTTTGACATAcatacacccatgaaaccatgacctctcaaacatttccatcattccaaCGGTTTCCTTGTGCTCTTTGGCCAGTTTCATCCACTCCTCCATGCATCACAACCCCAAGCAACTGTTGAGCTGCTTTCTTGGTATATAGATTAACTTGTATTTTCTAGAGTttagtataaatggaatcaagCATCATATTCTCTCACTTTTTTGCCAGGCTTCTTTCATTCGGTGTGATGATTTCAAGATTCTTCAATCTTGTGTGTATTAATAGTTtgtctttatggctgagtagtattccattgtatggatataccactatttgtttatccattcacctactggtGGATTTGGGGCTATAACAAACTCCTAGAACATTCACTACACATCTTTGGGTTTCATgctctcatttctctttggtaaatacctaaGTGGAGTGGTTTGGTCATCCGGTAGATGAGTGTTGAACTTTTTAGGAAACTGCCTAACTGATTTCCAAAGTGGTTACACTgccttgcattcccaccatcagtatCTGAGAGTTTCAGTTGCTCCATACCTCACCAACATGTGGTGTGCCGGTCACTTTCAATTTAGTcatgttattttggttttgttagtttgtttcaACACCCAGGGGTTTAGCTACCTCTTGGCTTCATTTCTACTAAGGGGGAGCATATGCTTCGATTTACAGAGAATAAAACCAGGTTATGCCTCTTGTGCCAGTAAAGTTGGCAGTGCCCCTCTTACCCTCCCATGTGTCCTGGtttgtattataaaatatgtagttTCTCTGCTTCTAATCCCACTGGCCGTGCCCCCAGGCCCTTCGAGGCATTCTGCTCAACAAAGACTTTTCCTTCCTCTACAAGGGATTTTCCTGCTTTTCTTGAACATGTTTTTCCTTATCACAACAGGATTTCAGGAGGAAAGGAATGGCATAATGTAGTTTAGTACTGGGGTTGGGGAGTAGGGTGGCAAGTGAAGGGgatagagggagggagtcagattaGGTCCTGATGACATCATTTGAGCTGGATGCAGCCATTCTTGACATAAGCTCTCTTCCTTAGTTTTAGCACATAAGAACCTGgaaatccctccctcccttcttttcgtCTAAGCTAGTGTGACTGggatttctgtcacttgcaattAAGTCCTGACCCGTATACACAGTAGGGGAATGTGCCTCAGAAAGGCAATAGCATTTTGCCAAGCCCTGGCTGCCTCTTACTTCACATCTGAAGTACTTTGTGCCTTCCCTGAGAGTTACTGTTTTTGCTGACCTAGCCCTGGGAAATTTAAAGCAGGAACATTGGTCACAATGGTTGGGACGAAACTTCAGAGCACACCAAATGCCCAGGGTCAAAGTATTCAAAACCATCACCACATGGTTTGTTTAATCAAATACTCTAGCTCCATGTATCTGCTGTACTTCAGCAGGTTCTTTAATCGTTAACTGAGTTGTCATTTAGTGGTTATGATCCAAGGACTGTTCTGAATTTTGGTAAGCAATCTTCATTTCCAAGCAGCATTTCCTGTCTCTTTAATGACTAGATTTAATACTTATAGAAACATATCGATATATACTCAGAGCGCTATACGTGCCAAAGAGCAACCCTATTAAGTGTTGTGTGCGAACATATCTCTGAATAATCGGTGGTGCGTGACCTCTCCTAGCAGCAGGAGTTACTAGCATTGTTTGAAGACATCTCTGTGATCGCAGCGCAAAGGCAATACTCcagtgaaagaaaagaggaggccAGAAGTGGGGGGCAGAAGTAAAAAAGATCCCATTCAGTCCCCTCTGGGAACGTTCTCAGACTTGACCGCAGAGCTGAGCGAGACCCTTGACACGCaggggtgcccccccccccacaacttgGAGTGCCGGGACCTTAAGCCACGCCCCAAAGATGATCTAAACTCAGACTGGTGGCCTGGTAGTATTTGCGCCCATGGGCGCCTTCTCTTCTTTCGGGCTCCTCCTGCGGAAAAGCAGCTCGGCAGGTCTCGCCTCGGTCAAGACCAAACACTCCACCTCACACATATAGCCTTAAGTCTTTGGTAGTATCTCCACTCAGGAGCTGCAGGCCCCAGGGAAAGCTCCTCTGGACCCGACACTGCAGCAGCGATATCGGCCCCGCCCATTCAGTCCCTAAATCCCGCCTCCGCGCCTCCGTGGCCCGCCCCCTTCCGCCATGGCCCCGCCCCTGCGCTCCTGCATTCCATCTCCACGCCCACGCGCTCGGGGCCCTCCCCCCGCGCAGCAGGGCCCCGCCTCTCAGATTTGCCGGCCCCGCACTCCACCCTCTCGCGttctggccccgcccccgcgctccgtggccccgccccccgcactcCAGGGCCCCGCCCCAACGCTCTCTGGTTCCGCTCTCCCGGGCTCTGGTCTGGCGCTCGGCCCCGCCTCCACGTTCCCTCCGGAGTCCCCGGAGGAGTTGCCGCGCGGGGGGAGGCGTGGCCGTGGTGCCGGCGGAGGCGCGGGCCGAGCCGCCAGGACTTTGGCTTTGACACGGACGGCGAACTGGAGCCGTGGCTTTGGTACTCGGCACCGACGCGGTCCTGGCGGATCCCGTCTCCGAGTCGGGCGCAGGACTTTTTGCTTCCATCAACGCAACTGCGGCGACGCCGCAAGTCCTGGTGCAGCCTCGGCGGCCGGATTTCACCGCCGCTGCCGCCTCCGCGCAGCCCTGCAGCTCTTGCTGGCTCTGGGAGAGCGACTCTAAGAGTTTCTCCCGCAGAAAGAGCCGGGACGCGCGGCTCGAGGCGGCCCAGCCACTGACCCACACCTGCGCGGGCACCAGAACTGGAGGCAGGGGGCCCGCGCAGTCCCGGGTTGAGCTCAGGCTTCCGAGCCGCAGGTGGAAGGACGCCCCGGGGGAGCAGCGGAGAGGTGGGGCGCGGGGACTGGCGGCGGGTCTGGTGGGGGTCCGTAAACCCCTTCTTGGTGCCTATACTAGTGAGGACGGGATTCCCAAGTTGCAGGTGGTGCTGAATGTCCGGCGGCGGGGTGGGCGTGGGAGATACACCCTCTCTGCTGCCTGAGCCCTGGTAGGGGCGACCTAAGGGGGGATGGTGGTGAGAGGAGAGTAGAGGCAGGGATCAGAGGTGTGGACTGATGAGGATAGGTCTCTTTCCAAGAGAAGAAGCTCATAGCCTTTTTGGACCCGAATGTGATAAAAACCAGACCTCTTCAGAGGGAAATCCATACGGGCCAGCCTCGCTGTGTGTTCAGGGGTTCACGGACAGCCATTAGCCTGAGACTCCTGGTTAAGAACTCCTGCTCTAGGTAGGGAATGCTAATGCAAACTGATTAACTGATCCAATCGATTTGtgtgtttattaatttgttttccaGGTGGCCAAGTGAAAGGTACTTTTGGACACCCTGGGCATGGAGATTTAGTGTTTGTCTTTGGTAACCGTTTCATTCCCTGCATCGTGCACCTTCCCTCCTTCTGTGCCTGTAAGGTTTGTTGGGCTTCCTCCATAGCCAGAGAGTTCTTCTGCGGTGGTGAGGCCTCCCTGGGCCACTGACCCTGGCCGGCATGGGGAGCACCCTGGGCTGCCACCGCTCCATACCGCGGGACCCCTCGGATCTATCCCATAGCCGCAAGTTCAGCGCGGCCTGCAACTTCAGCAACATCCTGGTGAATCAGGAGCGGCTCAACATCAACACGGCCACAGAGGAGGAGCTGATGACCCTGCCTGGTGTGACGCGTGCGGTGGCACGCAGCATCGTGGAGTACCGCGAGTACATTGGTGGCTTCAAAAAGGTGGAGGACCTGGCGCTGGTCAGCGGCGTGGGTGCCACCAAACTGGAGCAGGTCAAGTTTGAGATCTGCGTGAGCAGCAAGGGCAGCTCCGCGCAGCACTCTCCCAGTTCCCTGCGGCGGGACCTGCTGGCTGAGCAGCAGCCTCACCACCTCGCCACCACTGTGCCCCTCACCCCACGGGTCAACATCAACACGGCCACCCCTGCTCAGCTCATGAGCATACGAGGCCTCACGGAGAAGATGGCTGTGAACATCGTGGACTACCGCCGCGAGCATGGGCCCTTCCGCAGCGTTGAGGACCTGGTGAGGATGGGCGGTATCAACGCCGCCTTCCTCGACAGGATCCGGCACCAGGTGTTCGCGGAGCGGTCCAGGCCCCCCTCTACCCACACCAATGGGGGCCTGACCTTCACCGCCAAGCCTCACCCCAGCCCAACCTCGCTGAGCCTGCAGAGTGAGGATCTGGACCTCCCGCCAGGGGGGCCCACCCAGATTATCTCCACTCGTCCTTCCGTGGAGGCCTTTGGAGGCACAAGGGATGGGCGGCCGGTGCTGAGGCTGGCCACCTGGAACTTGCAAGGCTGCTCAGTGGAGAAGGCCAACAACCCCGGGGTGCGAGAAGTGGTGTGCATGACACTCCTGGAAAACAGGTGAGGACAGGAAccatggagggggtggggtgtgaAGACAGTTCTTGCGTGGCCTCATCTGTACACGCAAATGAGTGGACTTTtgggggggtagggagagggcAAGATTATTTAATCAGTGTTCTTGAGGCCCCAGCCAACATTGTCACCTGCAGCTgagctctctctcctgctccagaATTTTCTGAATACAGCTACCTGGGCTTGTGGCCCATGTCTTAAACCTGGCGTATCTGAGATCAATTCATAATTTTGGGGTAAGTGGAGATTGTGTTGGTGTTATTGTTCTGGAAAATGTTGTTGGACTTAGAGGACTTCGTGGGGTTTACACCAGATCAGACACTCAGAACCTGGGAAGCGTTGCACAGTTTTGCATATGAGAAAGAGCtagttgggatttttttaaaaatgagacacaAAGTCACTTTTGTTTCACCAAATATGCCTATTTGTGTGCACAAAATCCACTTAAAGGCCAGGTATTTGCAAACACATACATGCTATATATTCACCAAAATGCTGTGAATGAATCActcctcattctttttccttatttagcCTGAAGTTGGTGTTCAGGCCCACAACTGCAACCCCAAATGTATGTAACCTCTCCTGTCCCA from Prionailurus viverrinus isolate Anna chromosome A2, UM_Priviv_1.0, whole genome shotgun sequence encodes the following:
- the EEPD1 gene encoding endonuclease/exonuclease/phosphatase family domain-containing protein 1; amino-acid sequence: MGSTLGCHRSIPRDPSDLSHSRKFSAACNFSNILVNQERLNINTATEEELMTLPGVTRAVARSIVEYREYIGGFKKVEDLALVSGVGATKLEQVKFEICVSSKGSSAQHSPSSLRRDLLAEQQPHHLATTVPLTPRVNINTATPAQLMSIRGLTEKMAVNIVDYRREHGPFRSVEDLVRMGGINAAFLDRIRHQVFAERSRPPSTHTNGGLTFTAKPHPSPTSLSLQSEDLDLPPGGPTQIISTRPSVEAFGGTRDGRPVLRLATWNLQGCSVEKANNPGVREVVCMTLLENSIKLLAVQELLDREALEKFCTELNQPLLPNIRKWKQPRGCWKAVVAEMPSTPLQKGAGFSGFLWDSAAGVELRDATSQESSPGNGHGKPTGPSPYLARFKVGSNDLTLVNLHLASMVLPGGDNPSRNHSDSHRLATFAQTLQETLKGEKDMIVLGDFGQGPDSSDYDILRKEKFYHLVPAHTFTNISTKNPQGSKSLDNIWISKSLKKVFTGHWAVVREGLTNPWIPDNWSWGGVASEHCPVLAEFYTEKDWNKKECPRNGNGVTLERSEANIKHER